The proteins below come from a single Cryptococcus gattii WM276 chromosome D, complete sequence genomic window:
- a CDS encoding Hypothetical protein (Similar to TIGR gene model, INSD accession AAW42930.1; CND02680): MPSTTYARQSANALKRSARGEGSSTPPAGPSNSRNEDAEMNAEGAPSEDEDEEEDIEGWTEDTFVDKPLRTLKSKLEEVINRLEEAIEEIKDTAFAVEEANPNDESLKNVEGSLFKAFDQRQVLQIKIRCLEQLEARLKDGEEYTNVNDAFNHLSEPAIKEYLAKSQRAKLRKLKEYIEFRSNLWSINHDDACPPVSNFLEKDINDEESDDEIDVGGQTQTYRCPITLTLYQNPMTCTKCSHTYSKAAIYDLIDSARKQRRSAKCPVTGCSVTIEKSDLKPNSSMQKRANEFARRQQDKDDEREDDIASIEDSDED; encoded by the exons ATGCCGTCCACAACCTACGCAAGACAGTCCGCTAATGCTCTCAAAAGATCTGCCCGAGGTGAAGGCTCTTCCACTCCACCAGCCGGCCCCTCCAACTCTCGGAACGAGGATGCCGAAATGAACGCAGAGGGAGCTCCTAGtgaagacgaggatgaagaagaagatattGAAGGCTGGACAGAAGATACCTTTGTAGACAAGCCA CTCCGGACGCTGAAAAGTAAGCTGGAGGAAGTAATCAATCGTCTGGAGGAAGCCATTGAAGAAATCAAAGACACTGCTTTTGCCGTTGAAGAAGCCAACCCGAACGATGAA TCCCTAAAAAACGTTGAAGGATCATTATTCAAAGCATTTGACCAGCGCCAAGTTCTTCAGATCAAGATCAGATGCCTTGAACAATTAGAAGCACGCCtgaaagatggtgaagaatAC ACGAATGTCAATGATGCTTTTAACCACCTGTCTGAACCTGCCATCAAGGAATATCTGGCCAAGTCTCAACGCGCCAAAT TAAGGAAGCTTAAAGAATATATCGAGTTCCGTTCCAACCTTTGGTCCATCAATCACGACGATGCTTGTCCTCCTGTTTCTAATTTCCTCGAAAAAGATATTAATGATGAAGAATCGGATGATGAGATTGACGTTGGCGGTCAAACACAAACCTACAGATGCCCGATTACACTCACTCTCTACCAGAACCCAATGACTTG CACAAAATGCAGTCATACCTATTCTAAAGCCGCTATCTATGATCTTATTGATAGTGCCAGGAAACAGCGAAGGTCGGCGAAGTGTCCCGTTACTGGATGTTCTGTCACGATCGAGAAATCCGATCTAAAA CCGAATTCAAGTATGCAGAAGCGTGCAAATGAATTCGCCCGACGTCAGCAAGATaaagatgatgagagaGAGGATGATATTGCAAGCATTGAAGATAGTGATGAAGACTAA
- a CDS encoding Damaged DNA binding protein, putative (Similar to TIGR gene model, INSD accession AAW42928.1) → MASPLTAGFCERATSIDDVSECFDSVVQVLNVKKIASTDTTAVDRYRAILSDGQYFIQAMLATQLNHFVESKQVDKHSLVKVVNFSVNSVSGRKLLIILALEVVPWTDEKIGNPVSVDQAKTGASASAQPAGANSAPHQSATSAPASARGQAPARNAPSARSGNTKPKGDLGPLYPIEGLSPYQNRWTIKARVTQKSDIRHYSNQRGDGKLFNVTFMDETGEIRATGFNDAVDNFYNLLEVGKVFFVSRARINIAKKQFSNVNNEYEIMFERDTEIEPCADESVPQVKYSFKGIGDLGELQKDDVCDVIGVVREFAKRDLQLVDQSGQSVRLTLWGKQAETFQADDQPVIAFKGVKVGDFGGRSLSMFSNATMTINPDIPEAHSLRGWFDAEGHNKHFTAYTNASVGDSAVNTAAGAGTRPAELKTIAQAKDEQLGMSEKTDFFSTEATVAFIKKDPFSYPACANPDNCAKKVVEDGSGWWCEKCQRRWDEPIHRYILSLNVMDYTGQFWMTAFNETAEQIMSISANDLMKLKNEGNDLDYDAHFAKATARTYVFQMMAKQDSFNDQVRVRYQCRKVATPDYVADSAYLSQMISQMSV, encoded by the exons ATGGCAAGCCCACTTACAGCCGGATTTTGCGAAAGAGCAACATCTATAGATGACGTCTCAGAATGCTTTGATTCTGTCGTCCAAGTCCTCAATGTTAAAAAGATTGCTTCCACAGACACAACTGCTGTTGACAGATATCG GGCGATTTTGTCCGATGGGCAGTACTTTATTCAGGCAATGCTTGCTACTCAACTGAATCACTTTGTGGAGAGCAAGCAAGTTGACAAACATTCTCTTGTCAAGGTTGTAAACTTTTCTGTTAATAGTGTTTCAGGCAGGAA GCTATTGATTATCCTCGCACTGGAGGTTGTTCCTTGGACAGATGAAAAAATTGGAAATCCTGTCAGCGTTGACCAAGCAAAGACCGGCGCGTCCGCCTCTGCCCAGCCTGCTGGAGCCAATTCTGCCCCTCATCAGTCCGCTACTTCTGCACCAGCGTCTGCACGTGGCCAGGCACCTGCCCGGAATGCCCCTTCCGCGAGATCAGGAAATACAAAACCGAAAGGTGACCTCGGACCACTGTACCCCATCGAAGGACTGAGCCCTTATCAGAACAG ATGGACCATCAAAGCCCGGGTAACCCAAAAGTCTGACATCCGACACTATTCTAACCAAAGGGGGGATGGTAAACTTTTCAACGTGACTTTTATGGATGAAACT GGCGAAATCAGAGCCACCGGATTCAACGATGCTGTCGACAATTTCTACAACCTTCTTGAAGTCGGCAAGGTCTTTTTTGTATCGCGTGCTCGCATCAACATCGCTAAAAAGCAGTTCAGCAACGTCAACAATGAGTATGAGATCATGTTTGAGAGGGACACGGAGATAGAACCTTGTGCAGACGAGTCGGTGCCGCAGGTCAAGTATAGCTTCAAAGGTATTGGAGATCTCGGAGAACTACAGAAGGATGATGTCTGTG ATGTTATTGGCGTGGTGAGGGAG TTCGCCAAACGAGATCTGCAGCTTGTTGATCAGTCTGGTCAAAGCGTGCGTCTTACCCTTTGGGGTAAGCAAGCTGAAACATTCCAAGCCGATGATCAGCCGGTCATTGCCTTCAAGGGGGTCAAAGTTGGTGACTTTGGAGGTCGATCACTGTCGATGTTCAGCAACGCCACTATGACTATCAATCCTGATATTCCTGAAGCTCACTCTCTTCGAGGCTGGTTTGATGCCGAAGGCCACAATAAGCACTTTACTGCGTACACGAATGCGTCTGTCGGTGACAGTGCTGTAAACACTGCTGCAGGTGCCGGGACGCGACCTGCTGAACTGAAGACAATCGCACAAGCGAAGGACGAGCAGCTCGGTATGTCAGAGAAGACCGACTTCTTCAGTACCGAAGCGACTGTAGCGTTTATCAAAAAAGATCCTTTTTCTTATCCGGCTTGTGCCAATCCCGATAATTGTGCGAAAAAAGTGGTGGAGGATGGGAGTGGTTGGTGGTGTGAAAAGTGTCAACGAAGATGGGATGAACCCATTCATCG TTACATTCTTTCATTGAATGTGATGGATTACACAGGTCAATTCTGGATGACGGCATTCAACGAAACCGCTGAGCAGATCATGAGCATCAGCGCCAACGATTTGATGAAGTTGAAGAATGAGGGAAATGACCTGGATTATGATGCCCACTTTGCCAAAGCGACTGCAAGAACGTATGTATTCCAGATGATGGCAAAGCAGGACTCTTTTAAT GATCAAGTGCGGGTGCGATATCAGTGCCGAAAGGTTGCAACGCCGGATTACGTTGCCGATTCTGCCTATCTATCACAAATGATCAGCCAGATGAGCGTATAA
- a CDS encoding Hypothetical protein (Similar to TIGR gene model, INSD accession AAW43164.1; CND02700), with translation MSAKTVRAVHAAVSLSTPSPLSKRSRSAFSEAEKQGLLQNFDLEVQDKLQYFRSMLTQTLSSFSLREETEILSIPRELRSMTLGELEEKWGGGWAGTFHRIKAERFEVREKEREEREEKGREEAVKGKRKRNVAGSSRGNSPARSTKNPRREAPTPSSIRNTSSRATSSTAPARAKSATTSKRTGKAIVALSSKSTSGLPQDHIFNPALPPTPFRSTEAGSGVRPSPISKASNSYSRSRELSDNSGNMTSVNEDSLEGDEEEDDLPDPEAMEARLLSQPKVKSPSSKSRSRKKRGPSLIFHETLGAKAKIISGPEPSGSLDSDEPLATIQLSDGREISFNPFSLTPGRVERELEEGGVSKEEKVRVQNEVHAEVVKSLQARMEKWKV, from the exons ATGTCAGCAAAGACGGTAAGAGCAGTTCACGCTGCAGTTTCATTATCTACCCCTTCCCCCCTCTCAAAGCGTTCTAGAAGCGCTTTTAGCGAGGCGGAGAAGCAAGGTCTACTCCAAAACTTCGACCTCGAGG TGCAGGATAAACTGCAATACTTCAGGTCCATGCTCACTCAAACACTATCTTCATTTAGTCTGCGTGAGGAAACAGAGATTCTCTCCATACCACGCGAGCTACGTAGCATGACTTTGGGCGAATTAGAAGAAAAATGGGGTGGAGGATGGGCTGGTACTTTTCATAGAATCAAGGCCGAGAGATTTGAGGTTCGGGAAAAGGAAcgggaagaaagagaggaaaagggaagagaggaagcGGTGAAAGGAAAAAG GAAAAGGAATGTTGCTGGGTCTTCCAGGGGAAACTCGCCTGCCAGATCAACTAAGAATC CTCGACGAGAAGCCCCTACTCCCAGTTCCATTCGTAATACTTCTTCTCGTGCGACTTCATCTACAGCCCCTGCAAGAGCTAAGTCAGCAACCACGTCTAAACGTACAGGTAAGGCAATCGTGGCGCTTTCATCAAAGTCTACTAGT GGCCTTCCGCAAGACCATATCTTCAATCCCGCTTTGCCTCCCACCCCTTTTCGCTCAACTGAGGCCGGTTCCGGTGTCCGGCCTTCTCCGATCTCTAAGGCATCTAATTCCTACTCACGTTCTCGCGAACTGTCCGACAATTCTGGAAACATGACTTCTGTTAATGAAGATTCTCTCGAAGgggacgaagaagaagacgacTTACCGGACCCAGAGGCGATGGAAGCCAGATTACTTTCCCAACCTAAAGTCAAGTCACCTTCGTCAAAGAGCAGATccaggaagaagagaggacCGTCATTGATCTTCCATGAGACTTTGGGTGCTAAAGCCAAGATAATATCTGGCCCAGAACCCTCCGGCTCTCTGGATTCAGACGAGCCTCTAGCGACCATCCAGCTTTCAGATGGGCGTGAAATTAGCTTTAATCCATTCTCCCTCACTCCTGGCCGCGTTGAGAGGGAGTTAGAAGAAGGAGGGGTGAGtaaggaagagaaggtcagAGTGCAGAATGAAGTCCATGCGGAGGTTGTTAAGAGTTTGCAAGCTAGAATGGAAAAATGGAAGGTTTAG
- a CDS encoding rRNA-processing protein UTP22 (Similar to TIGR gene model, INSD accession AAW42926.1), whose amino-acid sequence MVAQQSLKRKAILENEAGSKHPGNESSISYDEEAMEFLEDPMIDRQVFSDEESSSDSDAQEEASEGEEHDQPTAGPSRSSKNLYKAPTLSEMETLRYAEETGGATFSLQLSELLESSLLPTTPHAALKGLLTAIHSRILGMPEVESLPPAKAVKRIGVNVPFPGPAEFSPLKNSKEIKWTLGWAKPEEIVIGGSWSVVGGYKKGKGEMGGIDVIVAMPPGIFTPKDRLDYRYFHKRAFYLAVIFSELQRLASKEGELKGVRIEWDTNMADERRPIIIIHAGKDQGLKYKVDIRIHASIPSSLFPLSSLSPAKCLVRSSLLTTTDQPGAIPSPLYNTSILHDTLQKPHLLHLHRLSQLLPSSTRTVDSFFALWRIWAKRRGIRRERGGSAWIAGMILGWVINGGWVGGVGGNREKVKKVVGVGRGLGAWAALRAAWEFLAHTDFKQTPVFLHPSSSPSSFEHSVFLTFSHVFTDPTGLVNIFADWDAGEIDFLRYHARETLAMLEDESGERFADVFLKEFDLGPAVFDEFFHVDISSAGLPDDLFGRSEYPSVSSLAITHFSSTLRQGLSNRVNFVHICPISEQSVSVGLLLDPPHANRVLDIGPSSDKSLEGEAFRGLWGEKAELRRFKDGSIAESVVWDLSRPEDAALIPSKIVKYLLEKHYSIPGDAITSFSSSQNWLGLIQIPSTARDAISIKGSEKLGFRPMLNGYDSLYKALKDIDQKLPLAVLNVQPSSPLLRYSSTFVPHPVDIHRFSAAPNCIKYIPSADVIVQFESSPKWPDDLAAVQKVKLALFDKLVRTLPSKLPETKANIVFDAGASEIEDQASLVVMLPEGISFRLRIYYEREKTMLERVLHEDKPLFATSLPYPPRRLVAPALAIHLERFHYLPAHHSSLAPMHHRYPTYSSACRLLKRWFAAHMLLGRGGVREEIVELIMAGVYLEPGRGKTPSSAVGGFMRAMDLLECWDWRTEPLLIPIVSASSPSSASASGRVRFPAELKEEALKLFEHLRANEKGTDGKEASVHAWVVCTEQDVEGMRWTKGIGKAVAARVGALARATVNEVKDSVERGSLDVQVLFITPLEHYDIIIHLSSKFLSTSAQSILPNPSLWEPHLKYRNLTSTSEDDDGMRIDFDPAALFVNDLRKLYGDSLMFFVDCHGGDVVGGVWNHTKNGARGLKSFLGWNGMPVKSEAELVEVNKEAIIGEIARLGQDLVVKIERRR is encoded by the exons ATGGTGGCCCAACAATCACTCAAGAGGAAAGCGATCTTGGAGAATGAAGCGGGGAGCAAA CACCCGGGGAATGAATCATCAATCAGCTACGACGAGGAAGCCATGGAATTCCTTGAAGACCCAATGATTGACCGCCAAGTCTTTTCCGACGAAGAGTCCTCCAGCGACTCAGATGCCCAGGAAGAAGCTTCTGAAGGCGAAGAGCACGACCAACCCACTGCAGGACCCTCTCGCTCCTCCAAAAACCTTTACAAGGCACCGACCTTGTCAGAAATGGAGACACTGCGTTATGCGGAAGAAACTGGTGGTGCAACCTTTTCTTTGCAATTATCAGAGCTTTTGGAGTCTTCTCTTTTGCCGACCACACCACATGCTGCTCTCAAAGGCCTATTAACAGCCATTCACTCTAGAATCCTTGGGATGCCTGAGGTAGAAAGTTTGCCTCCGGCCAAGGCTGTTAAACGAATTGGCGTAAATGTGCCATTCCCTGGCCCTGCAGAGTTCTCACCTCTGAAGAATAGCAAAGAGATCAAGTGGACGCTGGGATGGGCTAAGCCCGAGGAAATCGTCATTGGGGGCAGCTGGAGTGTTGTGGGTGGATacaaaaaaggaaaggggGAGATGGGGGGGATTGATGTTATAGTTGCAATGCCGCCT GGTATCTTTACGCCTAAAGATAGGCTTGACTACAGATATTTCCATAAGCGAGCGTTCTACCTAGCTGTCATCTTCTCAGAACTGCAGCGACTGGCTAGCAAAGAGGGTGAACTGAAAGGAGTTAGAATTGAGTGGGATACAAACATGGCCGATGAGAGACGACCTATCATTATCATACATGCTGGCAAGG ATCAAGGCCTCAAATACAAAGTGGACATTCGTATCCACGCCTCGATCCCTTCATCCCTTTTCCCTTTGTCATCTTTATCTCCAGCGAAGTGCCTTGTTCGCAGTAGCTTACTTACCACTACTGACCAGCCTGGTGCTATCCCATCCCCTCTATACAATACATCTATATTGCATGACACCCTCCAAAAacctcatcttctccacttGCACCGGCTTTCTCAACTCCTTCCATCGAGTACTCGCACCGTTGACTCCTTTTTCGCGCTATGGAGAATCTGGGCAAAACGAAGGGGGATACGAAGAGAAAGGGGTGGTAGTGCATGGATAGCTGGAATGATATTGGGCTGGGTTATCAATGGAGGTTGGGTGGGCGGTGTAGGCGGAAATAGAGAGAAAGTGAAAAAAGTTGTAGGTGTCGGTAGGGGTTTGGGAGCTTGGGCCGCCCTTCGGGCTGCCTGGGAGTTTTTGG CTCACACCGACTTCAAACAAACCCCTGTTTTTCTCCACCCATCCTCCTCGCCTTCGTCTTTCGAGCATTCCGTGTTTCTCACCTTCTCTCACGTATTTACGGACCCTACTGGACTGGTCAATATATTTGCTGACTGGGACGCTGGTGAAATTGATTTCTTACGATACCACGCAAGGGAGACATTGGCGATgttggaagatgaaagcGGAGAACGTTTTGCCGATGTCTTCCTGAAGGAATTCGATCTTGGTCCTGCGGTGTTTGATGAGTTCTTCCA CGTTGATATCTCATCAGCTGGGCTCCCGGATGATCTATTTGGACGCTCCGAATACCCTTCTGTCTCCTCTCTCGCAATAACCCACTTCTCTTCGACTCTCCGCCAAGGTCTCTCCAACCGCGTAAATTTTGTTCATATCTGCCCAATTTCAGAACAAAGCGTATCTGTGGGATTACTTTTGGACCCTCCCCATGCTAATCGCGTTCTCGACATTGGGCCGTCTTCTGACAAGTCATTGGAAGGCGAAGCTTTCCGTGGGCTTTGGGGGGAGAAAGCTGAGTTGCGAAGATTCAAAGATGGGAGCATTGCAGAAAGTGTGGTTTGGGATTTGTCGAGACCCGAAGATGCGGCTTTGATCCCAAGCAAAATTGTCAAATATCTTCTGGAAAAACATTACTCAATCCCCGGAGACGCGAtcacctccttctccagctCGCAAAACTGGTTAGGTCTCATTCAAATCCCGTCAACCGCCAGGGATGCGATCAGTATCAAGGGTTCTGAGAAGCTTGGCTTCCGACCGATGTTGAATGGCTACGATAGCCTTTACAAAGCCTTGAAAGATATTGACCAAAAACTTCCCCTGGCTGTTCTCAATGTccagccttcttctcctctccttcgCTATTCTTCCACATTTGTACCTCATCCCGTCGACATTCATCGCTTTTCCGCTGCACCGAATTGCATCAAGTATATTCCTTCTGCCGACGTGATCGTACAATTTGAGAGTTCACCAAAATGGCCCGACGATCTTGCGGCCGTTCAAAAGGTCAAGCTTGCTTTGTTCGACAAGCTGGTAAGAACTCTACCGTCAAAGCTTCCGGAGACAAAAGCCAATATTGTCTTTGACGCTGGGGCGAGCGAGATTGAGGACCAAGCATCTTTGGTGGTAATGCTTCCAGAGGGCATTTCCTTCAGGCTTCGGATCTACTATGAGCGGGAGAAAACCATGCTGGAACGGGTGCTTCATGAAGATAAACCACTTTTCGCTACTTCGCTTCCCTATCCCCCTCGTCGACTTGTGGCACCTGCCCTTGCTATTCACCTCGAAAGATTTCACTACCTACCTGCTCATCATTCTTCCCTTGCACCGATGCACCACAGATATCCCACATATTCCTCCGCTTGCCGTCTTTTGAAGAGGTGGTTTGCTGCCCATATGCTTCTGGGTAGAGGTGGGGTGAGGGAGGAGATAGTCGAACTGATCATGGCGGGCGTGTACCTCGAGccaggaagaggaaagacACCTTCCAGTGCTGTAGGAGGATTCATGAGAGCAATGGATTTGCTGGAATGTTGGGACTGGAGGACTGAGCCTTTGCTCATTCCCATTGTCAGCGcttcatctccatcttccgCATCCGCGTCTGGGCGCGTGAGGTTTCCCGCCGAGCTCAAAGAGGAGGCACTTAAATTATTTGAGCATCTCCGTGCCAACGAAAAAGGCACCGACGGGAAAGAAGCGAGTGTCCATGCGTGGGTCGTGTGCACAGAGCAGGATGTGGAAGGGATGAGGTGGACGAAAGGAATTGGCAAGGCTGTGGCGGCACGTGTGGGAGCATTGGCAAGAGCTACTGTGAACGAAGTCAAAGACAGTGTCGAAAGGGGAAGTCTAGATGTCCAG GTGCTGTTCATCACTCCCTTGGAGCATTACGACATCATTATCCACCTATCTTCCAAATTCCTGTCGACATCTGCTCAATCTATCCTGCCTAACCCCTCGTTATGGGAACCTCACCTCAAGTATCGCAACCTCACTTCAACTTCAGAAGACGACGATGGTATGAGGATCGACTTTGATCCAGCTGCCTTGTTTGTCAACGATCTGAGAAAGCTTTACGGTGACAGCCTCATGTTCTTTGTTGATTGTCACGGGGGCGATGTGGTGGGCGGCGTTTGGAATCATACAAAAAATGGTGCAAGGGGTTTGAAATCATTTTTAGGTTGGAATGGTATGCCTGTAAAGTCCGAA GCCGAGCTGGTGGAGGTTAATAAAGAGGCGATTATCGGGGAGATTGCAAGACTTGGGCAGGACCTGGTGGTGAAGATTGAGAGAAGGCGATAA
- a CDS encoding Hypothetical protein (Similar to SGTC gene model, INSD accession EAL21309.1; CNBD3630) — MSNTLRPYLNAVRATLTAALTLSNFSSQVVERHNKPEVECGTSPEVVLHPLIISRNESERVLIEPSVNSIRLSIAIKQADEIEKILCHKFTRFMMMRAEGFVILRRKPLPGYDISFLITNFHSESMLKHKLVDFIIQFMEDVDKEISEMKLSLNARARIVAESYLSTFA, encoded by the exons ATG TCAAATACCCTCCGTCCTTACCTCAACGCCGTCCGCGCAACCCTCACTGCCGCGCTCACCTTATCCAATTTCTCATCCCAAGTGGTTGAACGGCACAATAAACCCGAAGTAGAGTGCGGAACCTCACCAGAGGTTGTCCTTCATCCGTTGATCATTTCGAGGAATGAGAGCGAGAGAGTGCTTATAGAGCCCAGTGTCAACTCGATCAGGCTCAGTATCGCAATCAAGCAAGCGGATGAGATTGAGAAAATCCTGTGTCACAAGTTTACTAGATtcatgatgatgagagcGGAAGGTTTTGTTATTCTCAGGAGAAAACCTCTACCT GGCTACGACATCTCGTTCTTGATAACCAACTTCCACTCTGAATCGATGCTTAAACACAAGCTTGTCGACTTCATCATTCAATTTATGGAAGACGTGGATAAGGAGATTAGTGAGATGAAGCTGTCCCTCAATGCCAGGGCACGAATTGTCGCAGAGAGTTACCTTTCTACG TTTGCGTGA